Proteins from one Cryptomeria japonica chromosome 4, Sugi_1.0, whole genome shotgun sequence genomic window:
- the LOC131047674 gene encoding early nodulin-75 isoform X3 produces the protein MAMALHHSLIFIVLLALVSVCSSEGPFPPSHHNEKPPPQVHPPPLHKPEPHHPSPFVPKTPPLHKPPFEGKPPMKGAPPLPKPQPHPASPFIPKPPPLPKPKPPPLPKPQPHPATPFIPKPPPLHKPQPPLIPKPPPVHGKVPPHTINEHPTSFSHEKPDPPLTPPFHKPGSPSFNPHGKPHPPLKKSPPKPVVKPPPKHGHYNPPAMH, from the exons ATGGCGATGGCTCTTCATCATTCCCTTATATTCATTGTCCTCTTGGCATTAGTCTCAGTGTGTTCATCCGAGGGTCCATTCCCTCCTTCCCACCACAATGAAAAGCCTCCCCCTCAAGTTCACCCTCCGCCACTTCACAAACCAGAACCACACCATCCTTCTCCCTTTGTTCCAAAGACTCCACCCCTTCACAAGCCCCCATTTGAAGGGAAACCTCCCATGAAAGGTGCTCCTCCACTTCCTAAGCCACAACCACACCCCGCTTCTCCATTTATTCCAAAGCCAC CTCCACTTCCTAAGCCAAAGCCACCTCCACTTCCTAAGCCACAACCACACCCCGCTACTCCATTTATTCCAAAGCCACCTCCACTTCACAAGCCTCAACCACCCCTCATTCCCAAGCCTCCACCAGTGCATGGTAAGGTGCCTCCTCATACTATCAATGAGCACCCCACTTCTTTCTCCCATGAAAAGCCTGATCCTCCTCTTACTCCTCCATTTCACAAGCCAGGCTCCCCCAGCTTCAATCCTCATGGCAAACCTCATCCTCCCTTGAAGAAATCTCCTCCTAAGCCAGTAGTAAAGCCCCCACCAAAGCATGGACACTACAATCCTCCAGCCATGCATTAG
- the LOC131047674 gene encoding pollen-specific leucine-rich repeat extensin-like protein 3 isoform X2, translating to MAMALHHSLIFIVLLALVSVCSSEGPFPPSHHNEKPPPQVHPPPLHKPEPHHPSPFVPKTPPLHKPPFEGKPPMKGAPPLPKPQPHPASPFIPKPPPLPKPMPPPLPKPKPPPLPKPQPHPATPFIPKPPPLHKPQPPLIPKPPPVHGKVPPHTINEHPTSFSHEKPDPPLTPPFHKPGSPSFNPHGKPHPPLKKSPPKPVVKPPPKHGHYNPPAMH from the exons ATGGCGATGGCTCTTCATCATTCCCTTATATTCATTGTCCTCTTGGCATTAGTCTCAGTGTGTTCATCCGAGGGTCCATTCCCTCCTTCCCACCACAATGAAAAGCCTCCCCCTCAAGTTCACCCTCCGCCACTTCACAAACCAGAACCACACCATCCTTCTCCCTTTGTTCCAAAGACTCCACCCCTTCACAAGCCCCCATTTGAAGGGAAACCTCCCATGAAAGGTGCTCCTCCACTTCCTAAGCCACAACCACACCCCGCTTCTCCATTTATTCCAAAGCCACCTCCACTTCCTAAGCCAATGCCAC CTCCACTTCCTAAGCCAAAGCCACCTCCACTTCCTAAGCCACAACCACACCCCGCTACTCCATTTATTCCAAAGCCACCTCCACTTCACAAGCCTCAACCACCCCTCATTCCCAAGCCTCCACCAGTGCATGGTAAGGTGCCTCCTCATACTATCAATGAGCACCCCACTTCTTTCTCCCATGAAAAGCCTGATCCTCCTCTTACTCCTCCATTTCACAAGCCAGGCTCCCCCAGCTTCAATCCTCATGGCAAACCTCATCCTCCCTTGAAGAAATCTCCTCCTAAGCCAGTAGTAAAGCCCCCACCAAAGCATGGACACTACAATCCTCCAGCCATGCATTAG
- the LOC131047674 gene encoding proline-rich extensin-like protein EPR1 isoform X1, with translation MAMALHHSLIFIVLLALVSVCSSEGPFPPSHHNEKPPPQVHPPPLHKPEPHHPSPFVPKTPPLHKPPFEGKPPMKGAPPLPKPQPHPASPFIPKPPPLPKPMPPPLPKPKPKPPPLPKPKPPPLPKPQPHPATPFIPKPPPLHKPQPPLIPKPPPVHGKVPPHTINEHPTSFSHEKPDPPLTPPFHKPGSPSFNPHGKPHPPLKKSPPKPVVKPPPKHGHYNPPAMH, from the coding sequence ATGGCGATGGCTCTTCATCATTCCCTTATATTCATTGTCCTCTTGGCATTAGTCTCAGTGTGTTCATCCGAGGGTCCATTCCCTCCTTCCCACCACAATGAAAAGCCTCCCCCTCAAGTTCACCCTCCGCCACTTCACAAACCAGAACCACACCATCCTTCTCCCTTTGTTCCAAAGACTCCACCCCTTCACAAGCCCCCATTTGAAGGGAAACCTCCCATGAAAGGTGCTCCTCCACTTCCTAAGCCACAACCACACCCCGCTTCTCCATTTATTCCAAAGCCACCTCCACTTCCTAAGCCAATGCCACCTCCACTTCCTAAGCCAAAGCCAAAGCCACCTCCACTTCCTAAGCCAAAGCCACCTCCACTTCCTAAGCCACAACCACACCCCGCTACTCCATTTATTCCAAAGCCACCTCCACTTCACAAGCCTCAACCACCCCTCATTCCCAAGCCTCCACCAGTGCATGGTAAGGTGCCTCCTCATACTATCAATGAGCACCCCACTTCTTTCTCCCATGAAAAGCCTGATCCTCCTCTTACTCCTCCATTTCACAAGCCAGGCTCCCCCAGCTTCAATCCTCATGGCAAACCTCATCCTCCCTTGAAGAAATCTCCTCCTAAGCCAGTAGTAAAGCCCCCACCAAAGCATGGACACTACAATCCTCCAGCCATGCATTAG